One genomic segment of uncultured Desulfobacter sp. includes these proteins:
- a CDS encoding flagellar protein FlaG, protein MTATSLTAQEITQERTPLISVDKLQNLQNTVENTEVKENKESSKQTSGPPMTTDEVKEMVEFFQEMSETIQTKLSFSVDEENNEVVVKIFDKESDELIRQFPSEEMLALQDKMSDLAGFLFDEKV, encoded by the coding sequence ATGACCGCAACATCGCTTACAGCGCAGGAAATCACCCAGGAACGTACGCCTTTGATTTCAGTTGATAAGCTTCAAAACCTACAGAATACTGTTGAAAATACCGAAGTAAAGGAAAATAAAGAATCCTCAAAGCAGACCAGTGGGCCGCCGATGACCACCGACGAGGTCAAAGAGATGGTAGAATTTTTTCAGGAGATGTCCGAGACCATTCAAACCAAATTAAGCTTTTCGGTTGATGAAGAAAACAATGAAGTTGTTGTTAAGATTTTCGATAAGGAATCAGACGAGCTGATTCGCCAGTTTCCATCCGAAGAAATGCTTGCTTTACAGGATAAAATGAGCGATCTTGCCGGATTTCTGTTTGATGAGAAGGTCTGA
- a CDS encoding TonB-dependent receptor: MDIEVTSVAKAPTRLLDTPAAAFVITQEDILHSGANSIPELLKMVPGLDVIQLDANRWAVSARGFNGQFANKLLVMIDGRSIYTPIFSGTFWDMHDLVLAEIDRIEVILGPGAALWGANAVNGIINIITMPVEKTLGSKVTAWGGTEERAGVSAMFSREISDYNSLRITAKASSRDDSLLNDSGADDDMAMGRFGFRWDFNGDRITGNTTGSFYHGRKGTNFDRVGIEDEYHDLFNDDTDSTEGALMTRWSGPLGSDADFSFQMYYSHTVRKEAFYDASVQVLDNEFQLIQPIGQDHTLTLGGNMRFYWDDMTAHSHTNMDPNKDQYNLYSLFIQDEYSLRHDLTLTLGGKFEHNDFTGWEIQPSTRLLWKASPSLSLWGAVSRAVRTPSRMDANGEIVIALYPPGHPLNPTPNDDIQRSIPVMVTFRGNEEFESEELTAIEWGAKTLISDRANLSLSFFYNQYHNLRTGSNLEPSIIVSNGFAGIDQISLANNDLEGDTYGMEALLEFQAAKDWKLIAGYSYMNMDFEFGGELEEFLNSFYSTHKFSIQSRFKWSDTVRFNTWLTYTHDIDVQDQSGIFDLTLSLSWQPSPDWRVEIVGHNLLHDAKQQGLSEIISMVSTEIQRGGFIRLTYEF, encoded by the coding sequence ATGGATATTGAAGTTACCTCTGTGGCCAAAGCTCCAACCCGCCTATTGGATACCCCGGCCGCCGCATTTGTGATTACCCAGGAAGATATTCTCCATTCAGGAGCCAACAGTATTCCGGAACTTTTAAAAATGGTGCCGGGACTTGATGTGATTCAGTTGGATGCTAACCGCTGGGCTGTCAGTGCCAGGGGATTTAACGGACAATTTGCCAATAAATTGTTGGTTATGATTGATGGCAGAAGTATTTATACCCCGATATTTTCTGGAACATTCTGGGACATGCACGATTTAGTGTTGGCCGAAATTGATCGAATTGAAGTGATTTTAGGACCAGGCGCAGCGCTGTGGGGTGCAAATGCGGTGAACGGAATTATTAACATTATCACCATGCCTGTGGAAAAAACGTTGGGGTCCAAAGTGACTGCATGGGGAGGCACTGAAGAAAGAGCCGGGGTAAGTGCCATGTTCAGCCGTGAAATATCAGACTACAACAGCCTTCGAATTACGGCTAAGGCGTCTTCAAGGGATGACAGCCTTCTCAACGATAGCGGAGCTGACGATGACATGGCTATGGGGCGCTTCGGGTTCAGATGGGATTTTAACGGCGATCGGATAACAGGGAATACCACAGGCAGTTTTTACCATGGCAGAAAAGGAACAAATTTTGATCGGGTTGGTATCGAAGATGAGTATCACGATTTGTTCAATGATGATACCGATTCTACAGAAGGCGCTCTAATGACTCGGTGGTCAGGTCCGCTGGGATCTGATGCCGACTTCTCTTTTCAAATGTATTATAGCCATACTGTAAGAAAAGAAGCGTTTTACGATGCAAGTGTTCAGGTCTTAGATAACGAATTTCAATTGATCCAGCCTATCGGTCAAGACCATACGCTGACATTGGGCGGTAATATGCGATTTTATTGGGATGACATGACGGCCCATTCCCATACGAATATGGACCCGAATAAAGATCAGTACAACCTTTACAGTTTATTTATCCAGGATGAATATTCTTTGCGACATGATCTAACCCTTACCCTTGGTGGGAAATTTGAACACAATGACTTTACCGGGTGGGAAATTCAGCCCAGCACAAGATTATTGTGGAAAGCCTCTCCATCACTATCGTTGTGGGGCGCTGTATCCCGTGCCGTCCGGACGCCCTCCCGCATGGATGCCAATGGTGAAATCGTTATTGCCTTATATCCTCCGGGCCATCCACTTAACCCAACGCCGAACGACGATATACAACGGTCCATACCGGTAATGGTCACGTTCAGAGGCAATGAAGAATTTGAATCAGAAGAATTAACAGCCATTGAATGGGGTGCTAAAACCCTTATTTCAGACCGGGCAAATTTATCATTATCGTTTTTTTATAATCAATACCACAATCTTCGTACAGGAAGTAACCTGGAACCTTCCATTATAGTCAGCAATGGATTTGCCGGCATTGATCAAATCAGCCTGGCCAATAACGATCTGGAAGGCGATACCTATGGGATGGAAGCGCTTCTCGAATTTCAGGCAGCAAAAGACTGGAAACTGATCGCAGGTTACAGTTACATGAATATGGATTTTGAGTTTGGCGGCGAGTTGGAGGAGTTTTTAAACAGTTTTTATTCCACTCACAAATTTTCTATTCAGTCCAGATTTAAATGGTCTGACACCGTAAGGTTCAACACATGGCTGACTTATACCCACGACATTGATGTGCAGGACCAATCAGGTATCTTTGATTTGACACTTTCCCTATCCTGGCAACCGTCCCCTGACTGGAGAGTTGAAATTGTGGGACATAACCTCTTGCATGATGCAAAGCAACAAGGCCTTTCTGAAATCATTAGCATGGTTTCAACTGAAATCCAGCGGGGAGGCTTTATCCGGCTGACCTATGAATTTTAA
- a CDS encoding P-II family nitrogen regulator produces MKEVVAVIKPFKVDEVKDALAKISITGMTISEVKGFGRQKGHKEVYRGAEYQTDFVPKVELKICVADDLAQAVVDTIVETAKTGKIGDGKIFVLPVENVVRIRTGETGTEAL; encoded by the coding sequence ATGAAAGAAGTTGTGGCAGTAATTAAGCCGTTCAAGGTGGATGAGGTTAAAGATGCTTTAGCCAAAATCAGTATTACCGGAATGACCATTTCGGAAGTCAAGGGCTTTGGCCGCCAGAAAGGGCACAAAGAAGTGTACCGGGGTGCAGAATACCAGACAGACTTTGTCCCCAAAGTTGAATTGAAAATCTGTGTTGCCGATGACCTAGCACAGGCTGTGGTGGATACAATAGTAGAAACAGCCAAAACAGGCAAAATCGGTGACGGTAAAATATTTGTTCTTCCTGTGGAAAATGTTGTTCGTATTCGTACGGGTGAAACCGGAACAGAAGCTTTATAA
- a CDS encoding NifB/NifX family molybdenum-iron cluster-binding protein, with amino-acid sequence MKIAITTWGNRVSPVFDAAQTLLIADIENQSIHNKKYESFQPDDIIALSALLNREKVTALVCGAISETYATRLIENRIRMFAFVTGNAMDILDCLAMHNIIKPAFMMPGCTPVPGTPLA; translated from the coding sequence ATGAAAATTGCGATTACCACTTGGGGAAACCGGGTCTCTCCTGTGTTTGACGCAGCACAAACCCTTTTAATTGCAGATATTGAAAATCAAAGCATTCATAATAAAAAATATGAATCTTTTCAGCCGGACGATATCATTGCCCTGTCTGCGCTTTTAAACCGTGAAAAAGTCACAGCCCTGGTTTGCGGGGCAATTTCAGAGACCTATGCGACCCGGTTGATTGAAAACAGAATCCGTATGTTCGCCTTTGTCACCGGCAATGCCATGGATATACTGGATTGTCTGGCTATGCATAATATCATCAAACCGGCTTTTATGATGCCCGGATGCACGCCGGTGCCGGGGACGCCCTTGGCCTGA
- a CDS encoding sigma 54-interacting transcriptional regulator: MSQNDKNTPLNNDTTKIILDSISDGVFTIDYNWKITSFNRAAEEITGICRQDAIGCHCWDVFRSNMCEQGCALKKTMDQGKPFVSSSAYIINSQQKKIPITASTSLLIDKNGEVLGGVETFRDHSVVEALRKELTGGVRVGDMVSNSSAMKNIFNILPQIAESDSSVLIEGETGTGKELMAKAIHNTSHRKDCPFVAINCGALPDTLLESELFGYKKGAFTHAVKDKPGHFALADNGTIFLDEIADTSPAFQVRLLRVLQEREYTPLGGIAKESSNVRIIAATNKNLTTMVENKEFRQDLYYRINVIKISLPPLRHRMEDIPYLVEKFVSRLNLRRNKNIQGLSPEVLAAFMAHDFPGNIRELENIIEHAFVLCAKEFITMAHLPPSLAAKSGPETDENRNPVVAAQIKMITDALKRNNNNRNAAARDLGIHKSTLFRRIKKLGIQL, translated from the coding sequence ATGTCCCAAAATGACAAAAACACCCCGTTAAACAATGACACCACAAAAATCATCCTGGATTCAATTTCAGACGGGGTGTTTACCATTGACTACAATTGGAAAATCACCTCTTTTAACAGGGCTGCCGAGGAGATTACCGGCATTTGCAGACAGGATGCCATAGGTTGCCATTGCTGGGACGTTTTCCGCTCCAACATGTGTGAACAGGGCTGTGCCCTGAAAAAAACAATGGATCAAGGCAAACCATTTGTATCAAGTTCCGCATATATTATTAACAGCCAACAGAAAAAAATTCCTATAACCGCATCCACCTCCCTGCTCATTGATAAAAATGGTGAAGTTCTGGGTGGTGTGGAAACCTTCAGGGATCACTCTGTGGTGGAAGCCTTAAGAAAGGAACTGACCGGAGGGGTCAGGGTTGGCGACATGGTGAGCAACTCCAGTGCCATGAAAAATATTTTTAATATCCTTCCCCAGATTGCTGAAAGCGATTCATCCGTTTTGATCGAAGGAGAAACAGGTACGGGAAAAGAGTTAATGGCAAAGGCCATCCACAACACCAGCCACAGAAAAGATTGCCCTTTTGTGGCAATTAACTGCGGGGCCTTGCCGGACACTTTGCTGGAATCGGAACTGTTTGGATATAAAAAAGGGGCATTCACCCATGCAGTTAAAGACAAGCCCGGCCATTTTGCCCTGGCAGACAATGGTACGATATTTCTTGATGAAATCGCAGACACAAGCCCGGCCTTTCAGGTCAGGCTGCTCCGGGTTCTTCAGGAACGTGAATACACGCCCCTTGGCGGCATAGCCAAAGAGAGTTCTAATGTCAGAATTATTGCCGCCACCAATAAAAACCTGACAACCATGGTAGAAAACAAGGAATTTCGTCAGGATCTTTATTACCGCATCAATGTTATTAAAATATCCCTGCCGCCCCTGCGCCATAGAATGGAGGATATTCCCTATCTGGTGGAGAAGTTCGTCTCCCGGTTGAACCTGCGCCGGAACAAAAACATCCAGGGACTTTCCCCTGAGGTGCTTGCCGCATTCATGGCCCATGATTTCCCCGGAAATATCAGAGAGCTTGAAAACATCATTGAGCATGCCTTTGTCCTGTGCGCCAAAGAATTCATCACCATGGCGCATTTGCCGCCGTCCCTTGCAGCCAAATCAGGACCGGAAACCGATGAAAATAGAAATCCGGTCGTTGCCGCACAAATCAAAATGATTACAGACGCGTTGAAACGCAACAACAACAACCGAAATGCAGCAGCCAGAGATTTAGGGATACACAAAAGCACCTTGTTCAGGCGCATTAAAAAACTGGGAATCCAGTTATAA
- a CDS encoding ammonium transporter, protein MKYVLMILTSLACTITAAWAGTDDAPTVLSNADAIKLVQTHANYVWTLVAAVLVFFMQAGFAMVEAGFTRAKNCVNIMMKNLMDFSMGSLFYWAIGFGLMFGVSKTGFFGTTGFFLSDFEVGGDPWVLAFWMFQVVFAATSATIVSGAMAERTKFTGYLVYSAVLSALIYPIFGSWAWGSLFNGSGWLEGLGFIDFAGSTVVHSVGGWAALAGAIVLGPRLGKFTKDGGVKPILGHNIPLAALGVFILWVGWFGFNPGSTTTADTSIAMIFVNTNLAAATGAVLAMIVSWVKFGKPEVGMSLNGALAGLVGITAGCANVTPGSSIIIGAVAGTLVVFSVLFFDKIRVDDPVGAISVHGVCGAWGTLAAGIFNIGGTSIKILSVQCIGIVSCFAWTFCTAFILFKVIDATMGLRVSPEEEIEGLDSTEHGGNAYPDFLASH, encoded by the coding sequence ATGAAGTATGTACTTATGATTCTAACTTCGTTGGCTTGTACCATCACAGCGGCATGGGCCGGGACAGACGATGCACCCACAGTACTTTCCAATGCTGATGCCATTAAACTCGTCCAGACCCATGCAAACTACGTCTGGACCCTTGTTGCAGCAGTGCTTGTTTTCTTTATGCAGGCAGGGTTTGCCATGGTGGAAGCAGGTTTCACCCGTGCCAAAAACTGTGTAAATATCATGATGAAAAACCTGATGGACTTTTCCATGGGATCACTTTTCTATTGGGCCATTGGGTTTGGTCTGATGTTCGGTGTCTCTAAAACCGGTTTTTTTGGTACCACCGGCTTTTTTCTAAGTGATTTTGAGGTGGGTGGAGATCCCTGGGTACTGGCCTTCTGGATGTTCCAGGTTGTATTTGCCGCAACGTCGGCCACCATTGTTTCCGGTGCCATGGCTGAACGTACTAAATTTACAGGTTACCTTGTGTACAGTGCCGTTCTGTCCGCATTGATTTATCCCATCTTTGGTTCCTGGGCCTGGGGATCGCTGTTCAACGGTTCCGGTTGGCTTGAAGGTCTTGGATTTATAGATTTTGCAGGCTCCACAGTTGTTCACTCTGTGGGCGGATGGGCTGCATTGGCAGGCGCTATCGTTCTTGGTCCCCGCCTTGGAAAGTTTACCAAAGACGGTGGTGTTAAACCTATTCTGGGTCACAATATCCCCCTGGCCGCCCTTGGCGTGTTCATCCTGTGGGTCGGCTGGTTTGGTTTCAACCCGGGTTCCACCACTACAGCAGATACATCTATTGCAATGATTTTTGTAAATACCAATCTGGCTGCAGCTACAGGCGCTGTTTTGGCCATGATCGTTTCCTGGGTTAAATTTGGAAAGCCTGAAGTAGGCATGAGTTTGAACGGTGCCCTGGCAGGTCTGGTGGGTATTACCGCCGGCTGTGCCAATGTTACACCTGGTTCCTCTATTATAATCGGCGCCGTTGCCGGTACTCTGGTTGTTTTCTCCGTACTGTTTTTTGATAAAATTAGAGTTGACGATCCCGTTGGCGCAATTTCCGTGCACGGTGTATGTGGTGCCTGGGGTACTCTTGCTGCAGGTATCTTTAACATCGGCGGCACAAGCATTAAGATTCTGTCCGTACAGTGCATCGGTATTGTTTCCTGTTTTGCATGGACATTTTGCACGGCTTTTATCCTGTTCAAGGTTATTGACGCTACCATGGGCTTAAGGGTATCCCCGGAAGAAGAAATAGAAGGGCTTGACTCCACTGAACATGGTGGTAACGCATATCCTGACTTTTTAGCCAGCCATTAA
- a CDS encoding IS1634 family transposase, translated as MADNVNNNVETKPIGFAPILQHYFHKCCIADIIDQNVPLDARRNMLTHGQASIAMITAILFQVMSLYKVCKFARESNVLDVIFPDISPDEYFDDRLGDTLDAIHKFGIGNLELLITRHIIEAFEIQTEICHNDTTCAQVYGENNKNRSEQSIKISYGYSKQYRKDLKQLVWSMTASSDSSFPLFQQTYSGNTADVETYVEQWHHLIDLLGKKDFLFAGDSKVATHGNMAHIDDHGGYFLSPLPMYASYQEALFKALDKHNHETLIPYKDQMNRGIEVPLTFEHENKSYTFRMIILFDQGLFYRRKKSLLERITKTQVAFDELAQKINAYKLKTKDSIEQACQAILKKHKTQAFFDFVVHNDPVVTYKNARPGRPAKNAEKIAVYQDHFYIELNYNESVCTKAQYQIGYYPLVTNKPASDFSIEDAMLAHKNQYKVEHLYKRSKSGYNLEPIYLQTPDRIEAYLFLFKIALQILVLMERTARIKIAERDKGLDNFMPNKRDVRNPKTENMLAMFEFVVCGVILLHDGSRQYFVSKLTETQKDILSILDVPEKCYTHQYLFDTS; from the coding sequence ATGGCGGATAACGTCAATAATAATGTCGAGACAAAACCGATTGGTTTTGCCCCGATTTTGCAGCATTATTTTCACAAATGTTGCATCGCTGATATTATTGACCAGAACGTCCCTCTTGATGCAAGACGTAACATGCTCACTCATGGGCAGGCAAGTATAGCAATGATCACCGCCATTCTTTTTCAGGTTATGTCTCTTTACAAGGTTTGCAAATTTGCCAGGGAATCAAATGTCCTGGATGTTATTTTCCCTGACATAAGTCCGGATGAATATTTTGACGATAGGCTGGGTGATACCTTAGACGCTATTCACAAATTCGGCATTGGTAATCTGGAACTGCTGATTACCCGACATATAATTGAAGCCTTTGAGATTCAGACAGAAATCTGTCATAACGATACGACCTGTGCGCAAGTTTACGGCGAGAATAATAAAAACAGATCCGAACAGAGCATCAAGATCTCATACGGATACAGCAAACAATACCGCAAAGACCTGAAACAATTGGTATGGTCCATGACAGCCAGTTCTGACAGTAGCTTTCCCTTATTCCAACAAACATATAGTGGCAACACCGCCGATGTGGAAACCTATGTGGAACAGTGGCACCATTTGATTGACCTGCTGGGAAAGAAAGATTTTTTATTTGCCGGCGATTCCAAGGTGGCTACACACGGGAATATGGCGCACATAGATGATCACGGAGGATATTTTTTAAGTCCTCTGCCCATGTACGCCTCCTATCAAGAAGCTCTTTTCAAAGCACTGGATAAGCACAATCACGAGACCCTGATTCCTTACAAAGATCAAATGAATCGGGGAATTGAGGTGCCTCTGACTTTTGAACACGAGAACAAAAGTTATACCTTCAGAATGATCATCCTTTTCGATCAGGGCTTGTTTTACCGCCGTAAAAAATCTCTTCTGGAACGAATCACTAAAACCCAAGTCGCATTTGATGAACTCGCCCAAAAAATAAATGCATATAAATTAAAGACGAAGGACAGCATTGAGCAGGCTTGTCAGGCCATACTAAAAAAACATAAGACACAGGCGTTTTTTGATTTTGTTGTCCACAACGATCCAGTGGTCACGTATAAAAATGCACGGCCCGGTCGACCAGCCAAAAATGCAGAAAAAATTGCGGTCTATCAAGATCACTTCTATATAGAACTCAATTATAATGAGTCCGTCTGTACCAAGGCGCAATATCAAATCGGCTATTATCCACTCGTAACCAACAAGCCGGCTTCTGATTTTTCAATAGAAGATGCGATGCTGGCTCATAAAAATCAGTACAAGGTGGAGCATCTTTATAAACGGTCAAAGTCAGGTTACAATCTCGAACCGATTTATCTGCAAACGCCTGATAGAATAGAAGCTTATCTTTTCCTTTTCAAAATAGCGCTTCAAATTTTGGTCCTTATGGAAAGAACGGCCAGAATAAAAATTGCCGAACGGGATAAAGGTTTGGATAATTTCATGCCCAATAAAAGGGATGTGCGTAACCCTAAAACAGAAAACATGTTGGCAATGTTTGAATTTGTCGTATGTGGCGTAATACTGCTTCATGATGGAAGCCGGCAATATTTTGTCTCCAAGCTGACCGAGACACAAAAAGATATTTTATCGATTCTGGATGTGCCGGAAAAATGCTACACTCACCAATATTTGTTTGATACTTCATAA
- a CDS encoding DMT family transporter: protein MMALVSRPVAGIFLGAIIISFSSVMVALSHVNPIISAFYRVFFGCLFLLVPCALNKEFKQIGLKPFLMAVGCGFVFALDLISWHFCIGYVGPGLATILGNLQVFIMALAGALLFKEKLGTAYMIALPLAILGLYLIIGMDMAQLTPKYLTGVGLGVITALSYSVFLLLMRIVHSGDDVPMFLYQVIITGFCALIIGSIAVVMGRSFVIPTFSSLAALVGLGLFSQGLAWVIISHCLPRVDTSRAGLILLLQPALSFVWDVVFFDRLTGMMGWLGVSIVLAAIYMGMMRRV, encoded by the coding sequence ATGATGGCTTTAGTCAGCCGGCCGGTTGCCGGTATTTTTTTAGGTGCAATTATCATCAGTTTTTCAAGTGTGATGGTGGCACTATCCCATGTGAATCCCATAATCTCAGCCTTTTACCGTGTGTTTTTCGGTTGCTTGTTTCTTTTGGTCCCATGTGCTTTAAATAAGGAATTTAAACAGATCGGTCTTAAGCCCTTTTTAATGGCTGTCGGATGCGGGTTTGTTTTTGCCTTGGATCTTATCTCCTGGCATTTTTGCATCGGATATGTGGGACCGGGCCTTGCCACCATTCTTGGAAATCTGCAGGTTTTTATTATGGCCCTGGCAGGTGCGCTTTTATTCAAAGAGAAGCTGGGAACGGCCTATATGATTGCTTTGCCTCTGGCGATTTTAGGACTGTATCTGATTATCGGCATGGATATGGCGCAGTTGACGCCTAAATATTTAACCGGAGTGGGCTTAGGTGTTATCACGGCCTTAAGTTACAGTGTTTTTCTTCTGCTTATGCGTATTGTTCACTCAGGAGATGACGTCCCCATGTTTCTATACCAGGTAATCATAACAGGATTCTGTGCCCTTATCATTGGATCTATCGCTGTGGTTATGGGCCGTTCCTTTGTTATTCCAACTTTTTCATCCCTGGCTGCCCTGGTCGGGCTTGGTCTGTTCTCCCAGGGACTGGCCTGGGTCATTATTTCTCATTGTCTTCCCAGAGTGGATACTTCCAGGGCCGGACTGATCTTGTTACTGCAGCCAGCTTTGTCTTTTGTATGGGATGTGGTGTTTTTTGACCGGCTAACAGGCATGATGGGATGGCTTGGCGTATCCATAGTGCTGGCTGCCATTTATATGGGCATGATGCGCAGGGTCTGA
- the ettA gene encoding energy-dependent translational throttle protein EttA, which translates to MSEDTKKVIYSMINVSKFHGTRQVLKDISLSYFYGAKIGVLGLNGSGKSTLLKIMAGVDTEFVGETILSKGFTVGFLEQEPLVDSDKTVREVVEEGVQETVDLLNEYEKISEAFAEPMSDDEMDALLEKQGKLQEKLDHMDAWDLDARLKMAMDALRCPPEETPVSVISGGEKRRVALCRLLLQKPDILLLDEPTNHLDADSVAWLEQHLSRFEGTVIAVTHDRYFLDNVAGWILELDRGQGIPWKGNYSSWLEQKQQRLAKEEKSESKRQQTLARELEWIKMSPKGRRSKSKARITAYEELLKKDSNQQEQKMEIFIPPGPRLGSKVVVAQNVAKSFEDKLLVEDMNFVLPPGAIVGVVGPNGAGKTTLFKMITGKEKPDSGTIEIGDSVQVAYVDQERDSLDPEKTIYEVISGGSDTLVLGDREINARAYVGKFNFSGSDQQKKVKDISGGERNRVHMATMLQKQANLLLLDEPTNDLDVNTMRALEEALENFAGCAVIISHDRWFLDRIATHILAFEGDSQTLFFEGSYSDYEKDRRKRLGIKESQPTRIKYRQLTR; encoded by the coding sequence ATGTCCGAAGATACTAAAAAAGTTATTTACTCAATGATCAATGTGAGCAAATTCCATGGCACACGCCAGGTGCTCAAGGATATTTCACTGTCCTATTTTTATGGGGCAAAAATAGGTGTGCTGGGCCTTAACGGTTCAGGGAAATCAACACTTTTAAAAATTATGGCGGGGGTGGACACCGAGTTTGTGGGTGAAACCATCTTATCCAAGGGATTTACCGTGGGCTTTCTTGAACAGGAACCCCTGGTGGACTCGGATAAAACCGTGCGGGAAGTGGTGGAAGAAGGGGTTCAGGAAACCGTAGACCTTTTAAACGAATATGAAAAAATTTCTGAAGCCTTTGCCGAACCTATGTCCGATGATGAAATGGACGCGCTGTTGGAAAAACAGGGAAAACTGCAGGAAAAGCTTGACCACATGGATGCCTGGGATCTGGATGCCCGGCTTAAAATGGCCATGGACGCCCTTCGCTGCCCACCTGAGGAGACCCCTGTCAGCGTGATCTCTGGTGGAGAAAAGCGCCGGGTGGCCCTGTGCCGCCTGCTGCTGCAAAAGCCCGACATTCTGCTTTTGGATGAGCCGACCAATCATCTTGACGCCGACTCTGTGGCCTGGCTGGAACAGCATTTAAGTAGGTTTGAAGGCACGGTCATTGCCGTCACCCATGACCGCTACTTCCTGGACAATGTGGCAGGTTGGATTCTGGAACTGGACAGGGGCCAAGGCATCCCCTGGAAAGGCAACTATTCCTCCTGGCTGGAACAGAAACAGCAGCGTCTGGCAAAAGAAGAGAAAAGTGAGAGCAAACGCCAGCAGACTCTGGCCAGAGAGCTTGAGTGGATCAAGATGTCACCCAAGGGCCGGCGCTCCAAATCCAAGGCCAGAATTACGGCCTATGAAGAGCTGCTTAAAAAGGACAGCAACCAGCAGGAACAGAAAATGGAAATCTTTATTCCACCGGGACCACGGCTTGGGTCAAAGGTCGTTGTGGCACAAAATGTTGCCAAATCCTTTGAGGACAAACTGCTGGTGGAAGATATGAACTTTGTCCTTCCACCGGGCGCCATTGTGGGTGTGGTGGGTCCCAACGGTGCCGGCAAAACCACGCTGTTTAAAATGATTACCGGTAAGGAAAAACCCGATTCCGGCACCATTGAAATCGGCGACAGTGTGCAGGTTGCATACGTGGACCAGGAACGCGATTCTTTAGACCCTGAAAAAACTATTTATGAAGTGATTTCAGGGGGAAGTGATACCCTTGTGCTGGGGGACAGGGAAATCAATGCCCGGGCCTATGTGGGCAAGTTTAACTTCTCCGGTTCTGACCAGCAAAAAAAAGTTAAAGATATTTCAGGGGGTGAGCGCAACCGGGTGCATATGGCGACCATGCTGCAAAAACAGGCCAATCTGCTGCTTTTGGACGAACCCACCAATGACCTGGATGTTAATACCATGCGGGCATTGGAAGAAGCGCTTGAAAATTTTGCAGGGTGTGCTGTGATCATCAGCCATGACCGGTGGTTCCTGGACCGCATTGCCACCCATATCCTTGCATTTGAAGGAGACAGCCAAACCCTGTTCTTTGAGGGGTCTTATTCTGACTATGAAAAGGATCGCAGAAAACGACTGGGCATCAAGGAAAGCCAGCCCACAAGGATCAAATACCGTCAACTGACCCGGTAA